A single region of the Diadema setosum chromosome 14, eeDiaSeto1, whole genome shotgun sequence genome encodes:
- the LOC140237804 gene encoding putative nuclease HARBI1, producing MAAILQAIQAQAALRRERIFRDRLHPLDAYDDQQLRKLYRFSRDGCIAIINRLAPKIQHPTNRNMALPPSLQVFVSLRYFASGSLLDDTSFVHGIHTSTACRTIQRVAHALFDMRDEVIKFPESPEEVRAANTSFHEIAGMPNIVGAIDGTHVNLYGAPLGDDEYIYINRKGQHSLNVQLICSANYMITNVVARWPGSTHDCRILKRSAIGQRFERRELSGILVGDSGYKLEPWLLTPVRVPQSEADQAYNRAHCKTRVLIEQVNGQVKSKFRCLNGQGIPMAPERASKVIIACCVLHNLSKQMNEPQDNYEIEEADQPAVHDQELNNPAGLATRQNIIQNYFTGVNV from the exons atggctgcaattCTGCAGGCAATTCAGGCCCAGGCAGCTCtgagaagagaaagaatattCCGAGATCGCCTGCATCCCTTAGATGCATATGACGACCAGCaattgagaaaattatacagattCTCTAGAGATGGGTGCATTGCCATCATCAACAGGCTTGCCCCAAAGATTCAACATCCAACTAACCGCAATATGGCTCTACCACCTAGCCTACAAGTGTTTGTGTCACTCCGATATTTTGCCAGCGGAAGCCTCCTTGATGACACCAGTTTCGTTCATGGGATACACACATCGACTGCATGCAGAACCATTCAGAGAGTTGCACACGCACTCTTTGATATGAGGGATGAG GTGATCAAGTTCCCAGAGTCCCCAGAAGAAGTACGTGCAGCCAACACATCGTTTCATGAGATTGCAGGAATGCCGAACATCGTGGGTGCCATAGACGGCACCCATGTAAACCTTTATGGAGCACCTCTGGGAGACGATGAATACATTTACATCAACAGAAAAGGTCAACATTCCTTGAATGTTCAGCTGATCTGCAGTGCCAATTACATGATCACCAATGTGGTAGCCAGGTGGCCCGGCAGTACCCACGACTGCAGAATTTTGAAG AGAAGTGCCATTGGCCAAAGATTTGAGAGAAGGGAGCTGAGTGGCATACTTGTCGGGGACTCTGGCTACAAACTGGAGCCATGGCTTCTCACGCCTGTAAGAGTGCCACAAAGTGAAGCAGATCAAGCATACAACAG GGCTCACTGCAAAACGAGAGTACTCATAGAGCAAGTCAACGGACAAGTCAAGAGTAAGTTTAGATGCCTCAATGGACAGGGTATCCCAATGGCCCCGGAGAGAGCGAGCAAGGTCATCATCGCATGTTGTGTTTTACACAACCTGTCCAAACAGATGAATGAGCCTCAAGACAATTATGAGATTGAAGAAGCTGACCAGCCAGCAGTGCACGATCAAGAGCTGAACAACCCAGCTGGACTTGCAACACGACAAAACATTATCCAAAATTATTTCACAGGTGTGAATGTATAA